ATCCCTTATGCGCTCACTTCAATCTCTCTCTCAATATTTTACCAGCCGGGCTCCTCGGAAGCTCCGGGCGGAATTCGACGAGAGCCGGGAGCTTGTACCCGGCGATCCTGTCCTTGAGGAAGTCGAGCACGTCCTTAACATCCATCGGCCGCCGGGCGACTATGACAGCTTTCACCCGCTCGTTCCCGAGGTTATCCGTAATACCAAGTACCGCGGCCTCGACAACGTCCGGGTGCCGCGAGAGGAGGCTCTCCACTTCTTCCGGGTCGACCTTGAAGCCGCCGACGTTGATGAGGAATTTCTTGCGCCCCTTGATGTATATATAACCCGCTTCGTCAATGAAACCCAGATCGCCCGTGAAGTAATACCCATCCCTGAACACCCTCGCCGTTTCCTCGGGAAGCCCGTAATAGCCTGTGGTCATGGAGGGGCTTTTTACGGCTATCTCCCCCGTCATTCCCGCGGCGACTTCAAATCCGTCTTCCCCGAACACCTTCACGATTACGTTCTTCACGGGCCTGCCTACGGAACTCCGCCGCGTCTCTATCTCATCTTCGCCGCAGAGGTTGATCGATATGACCCCCGTCTCCGTCGATCCGTACAGCTGCCGCGGATAGACGGAAAACCTCTCATGGAATTTGAAAAAGGTACGTTCCTGAAGCGGTGCGCCTGCTGATATGACAAGTTTCAGCGAAGTGAAATCCCCGGGCTCGGCCAGGTGCGTCTTCGAGAGCACGTCGAGCATGACCGGGACGGCCGGGAAGACCGTAATGCGCTCCCTTTCGAGGAGATCGAGGACCCGGTTCCTGTTGAACTCCCTTGAAACGACTACAGTAGCCCCTGATTTGACGGCGCTTATAAAGTTCCCGAAGGCGTAAGTGTGAGAAATGGGGACGGCGAAGAGTATCCTGTCTTCGCAGGTCCAGCCGACTGTCTGCGTGTGGTTGTCCGCGAGGGCGGATAGATTGTAGTGTGTCCTCGCAACCCTCTTCGGTTTTCCGGTGGACCCGGTCGAGTAAAGATATACCGCCTCGTCTTCCGGCCCGGCGGCCAGGGCGTCGAAGTCCTTTCCCGCTAGCTGTCCGTGGAACTTCCAGCCAGCGCCCTCTCCTTTTATCGATACGACCTTTACGCCTTTCCCGGACGAAGCCCCGGAAGCGGTATGCTCGAGCTCGTCCGATGTAACAATCAGCCTCGCGCCCGAATGCTCGAGATAAAATGCGACCTCTTCCGTCTTGAAGGTGCTGTTTACAGGGACCGATACGGCGCCGGCGAGAGACGCTCCGAAAACAGCCGTCACGAACTCGATAGAGTTGGGGAGGAATATTGCCACCCTGTCCCCTTTTTTAATTCCGCGTGAGGAGAGAAAGGACGCGAAGCCCCGGGAGATGCGGGCGAGGTCCCCATACGTGACGCTCACGCCGTCTTCTATGACGGCAGTGCGATAGGAGAACCGTTCTTCCGCCGATAACAATATTTCAGTCAGCGTGCTCATAATCGTCGATGTCGAGTGATTCGTGGACTATAGTTGCCCACATCAGAATACATAAG
The window above is part of the Thermodesulfobacteriota bacterium genome. Proteins encoded here:
- a CDS encoding class I adenylate-forming enzyme family protein, whose amino-acid sequence is MSTLTEILLSAEERFSYRTAVIEDGVSVTYGDLARISRGFASFLSSRGIKKGDRVAIFLPNSIEFVTAVFGASLAGAVSVPVNSTFKTEEVAFYLEHSGARLIVTSDELEHTASGASSGKGVKVVSIKGEGAGWKFHGQLAGKDFDALAAGPEDEAVYLYSTGSTGKPKRVARTHYNLSALADNHTQTVGWTCEDRILFAVPISHTYAFGNFISAVKSGATVVVSREFNRNRVLDLLERERITVFPAVPVMLDVLSKTHLAEPGDFTSLKLVISAGAPLQERTFFKFHERFSVYPRQLYGSTETGVISINLCGEDEIETRRSSVGRPVKNVIVKVFGEDGFEVAAGMTGEIAVKSPSMTTGYYGLPEETARVFRDGYYFTGDLGFIDEAGYIYIKGRKKFLINVGGFKVDPEEVESLLSRHPDVVEAAVLGITDNLGNERVKAVIVARRPMDVKDVLDFLKDRIAGYKLPALVEFRPELPRSPAGKILRERLK